Proteins from a single region of Hymenobacter aquaticus:
- a CDS encoding DUF4249 domain-containing protein: MTSFLRLLHPSLFTRAGQHLRRSVAALGVALAVAGCNLQKDIDVDIPAGPSQLVVECYLEPGVVPRLTVSETVPYLSSPTPTLLTDVAVVLTHPSGQKEAFRFTPGLDTLTQKLFTHKGKNPLIARPGDTFKLEVYDTQGRRVTATATMPARVPLDTVQWKFNDKSAEERRAYLLVKFRDPGATADFYRLQIHKDSISNDPNRDFELDDRLTNGQLVTLGTSYRYSTNDTLLVTLYHIDQPYYRFLQSVRDAQNANGNPFAQPAAVRSTVEGGVGIFTILSYDRRRVIVR; encoded by the coding sequence ATGACTTCTTTCCTTCGCCTGCTTCATCCATCTTTGTTTACCCGCGCCGGGCAGCACCTGCGGCGGAGCGTAGCGGCCCTCGGGGTGGCGCTGGCCGTTGCCGGCTGCAACCTGCAGAAGGACATTGACGTGGACATACCGGCCGGCCCCTCCCAGCTGGTGGTGGAGTGCTACCTGGAGCCGGGCGTGGTGCCCCGCCTCACCGTCAGCGAAACGGTGCCCTACCTGAGCAGCCCCACGCCCACCCTGCTCACCGACGTAGCGGTGGTGCTCACCCATCCCTCGGGCCAGAAAGAGGCGTTTCGCTTCACGCCCGGCCTCGACACACTCACGCAGAAGCTGTTCACCCACAAGGGCAAAAACCCCTTAATAGCCCGGCCCGGCGACACGTTTAAGCTGGAAGTGTACGACACCCAGGGCCGGCGCGTGACGGCCACGGCCACCATGCCCGCGCGCGTCCCCCTCGACACGGTGCAGTGGAAATTCAACGATAAGTCGGCCGAGGAGCGCCGGGCCTACCTGCTGGTGAAGTTCCGGGACCCGGGGGCCACGGCCGACTTCTACCGCCTGCAGATCCACAAGGACAGCATTTCCAACGACCCCAACCGCGACTTTGAGCTGGATGACCGCCTGACCAACGGCCAGCTCGTGACGCTGGGCACCAGCTACCGATACTCGACCAACGACACGCTGCTGGTCACGCTCTACCACATCGACCAGCCCTACTACCGCTTCCTGCAGTCGGTGCGCGATGCGCAGAATGCCAACGGCAACCCCTTCGCCCAGCCCGCCGCCGTGCGCTCCACGGTCGAAGGCGGCGTGGGCATCTTCACCATTCTGAGCTACGACCGGCGCCGGGTGATTGTGCGGTAG
- a CDS encoding purine-nucleoside phosphorylase — MQDLREAADYIRQQIGDFQPEFGIILGTGLGALVHDIDIAFTLPYARLPHFPVSTVESHSGNLLAGTLAGRRVLVMQGRFHYYEGYSMPQVVFPVRVMKLLGIRKLFVSNASGGLNPDYNYGDLMLIEDHINLQPTNPLVGRNLDELGARFPDMLEPYDHALLTQARDAAQQLGFGEKVRRGVYASLPGPMLETPAEYRYLRTIGADAVGMSTVPEVIAAVHMGLPVLAVSVITDLCSPGKLKRVELADILRVAADAEPRLTALLKAVLAGC; from the coding sequence ATGCAAGACTTGCGCGAAGCCGCCGACTACATCCGCCAGCAGATTGGCGACTTTCAACCCGAATTTGGCATCATCCTCGGCACCGGGCTGGGGGCCTTGGTGCACGATATCGACATTGCCTTCACGCTGCCCTACGCCCGCCTGCCGCACTTCCCGGTTTCGACGGTGGAAAGCCACTCGGGCAACCTGCTGGCCGGTACGCTGGCCGGCCGCCGGGTGCTGGTTATGCAGGGGCGCTTCCACTACTACGAAGGCTACTCGATGCCGCAGGTGGTGTTTCCGGTGCGGGTAATGAAGCTGCTGGGCATCCGGAAGCTGTTTGTGAGCAACGCCAGCGGCGGCCTCAACCCCGACTACAACTACGGCGACCTGATGCTCATCGAGGACCACATCAACCTGCAGCCGACCAACCCGCTGGTGGGCCGCAACCTCGACGAGCTGGGTGCCCGCTTCCCCGACATGCTGGAGCCCTACGACCACGCCCTGCTGACCCAGGCCCGGGATGCGGCCCAGCAGCTGGGCTTCGGCGAGAAGGTGCGGCGCGGCGTGTACGCCAGCCTGCCCGGCCCCATGCTCGAAACCCCGGCCGAGTACCGCTACCTGCGCACCATCGGGGCCGACGCGGTGGGCATGAGCACCGTGCCCGAGGTTATTGCCGCCGTGCACATGGGCCTGCCCGTGCTGGCCGTGTCCGTCATCACCGACCTGTGCTCCCCCGGCAAGCTCAAGCGCGTCGAGCTGGCCGACATCCTGCGCGTAGCCGCCGACGCCGAGCCCCGCCTGACGGCCCTGCTCAAAGCGGTGCTGGCTGGTTGTTAG